One Odontesthes bonariensis isolate fOdoBon6 chromosome 17, fOdoBon6.hap1, whole genome shotgun sequence genomic window carries:
- the LOC142366593 gene encoding uncharacterized protein LOC142366593, with product MSFAIPGQKQRLRSDLVVAGGLWNCQSAVQKAEFISGYASMLFLNFLALTETWITPENTATPAALSDVYSFSHTPRAARRGGGTGLLISKDWKYSLCSLLQFSPSSFEFHAVTVSHPVKLTIAVVYRPPGPIGDFLEELDTLVSHFPDDGSGLTLLGEFNIQTEKLHPLVSLLSSFDLALSPSPPTHKAGNTLDLIFTRHCSGANLSVTPLHLSDHYFMSYTLSLSSPPSRPSPTHLVSSRPNLRSLSPTDFSSSVLYALPAPESFSLLSPDTSTDLLFSTRSSSLDKLCPLTSRPARSAPPAPWLSDSVRTERRSVRAAERKWRKSKLPEDLLAFQSLLSTFSSSLSAAKTAFFCNKIQTSASNPKKLFQTFSSLLQPPSPLPSSSLLPDDFADFFDKKVNDIRSSFPHLPAVHTTHTCRPPTPPSVPPSPSPPSLSHFSPLSANEVLHLVTSSHPTTCSLDPVPSPLLHSAAPDLLPYLTHLINTSLTSGSFPSAFRTARVTPLLKKPALDPSEIKNYRPVSLLPFLSKTLERAVFKQLSSYLHQNNLLDPYQSGFKVGHSTETALLAVTESLQTARANSLSSVLILLDLSAAFDTVNHDILLSTLEGMGVSGSALSMFSSYLTDRFYQVTLRGSVSRPRRLTTGVPQGSVLGPLLFSLYTSSLGSVIHSHNFSYHCYADDTQLILSFPPSDTQVEARIAVCLADISGWMSMHHLKLNLDKTELVFLPGKACPFRDLAITMDDSVVTSTRTARNLGVTLDDELSFSPNIASVTRSCRFLLYNIRRIRPFLTDKAAQVLIQVLVISRLDYCNSLLAGAPSSAIRPLELVQKAAARLVFNLPKFSHTTPPLLRSLHWLPVAARIQFKTLVLAYRAVEGTAPSYLKAMVKPYTPARPLRSAATRRLAAPSLRGFCARSTRSRLFSVLAPRWWNDLPTDIRTAESLPIFRRWLKTHLFRKNYPDPPS from the exons ATGTCTTTTGCCATACCTGGCCAGAAGCAGCGGCTGCGT tccgacttggtggtggcaggggggctgtggaactgccagtctgctgtgcagaaggctgagtttatctcaggttatgcatccatgctcttccttaactttcttgctcttacagagacctggatcaccccagaaaacactgccacacccgcagctctgtctgatgtgtactctttctctcacactcccagagctgcgaggcggggcggtggtactggcctgctgatttccaaggactggaaatactctctttgttccctcttgcaattctctccctcctcctttgaatttcatgctgtcactgtctctcacccagtcaagctcaccatcgctgtagtttatcgcccaccaggccctattggggacttcctggaagagctggacactcttgtctctcacttccctgatgatggctccggCCTCACCCTTCTCGGTGAGttcaacatccagacagagaagcttcaccctcttgtttctcttctctcctccttcgacctagctctctccccatctcctcctacccacaaggctggcaacacactggaccttatcttcaccagACACTGTTCTGgcgccaacctctctgtcactcctcttcatctctctgaccactacttcatgtcctacaccctctccctctcttctcctccctcccgaccttcccccacccacttggtatcttctcgtcccaatctccgctctctctcccccactgacttctcctcttctgttctctatgctctgcctgcccctgaatctttttctcttctttcccctgaCACTTCTACTGATCTTCTTTTCTCCACCCGttcctcctctctggacaaactctgtcccctcacctccaggcctgcacgctcagctccacctgccccatggctgtcggactcagtgcgtactgagaggcggagcgtgagggcggccgagcgcaaatggaggaaaagtaaacttcctgaagaccttcttgccttccagtccttgctttccactttttcctcctctctctctgctgcaaaaactgccttcttctgtaacaaaattcaaacttctgcttccaaccccaaaaaactcttccaaactttctcatccctcctccaacccccatcccctctcccctcctcctccctcctccctgacgatttcgccgacttctttgacaagaaggttaacgatatccgatcttccttccctcacctcccagctgtccataccacccacacctgtcgccctcccactcctccctccgtaccaccttctccctcacctccctctctgtcccacttctctcccctctctgcaaatgaggtcctccaccttgtaacatccagccaccccaccacatgttcccttgacccagtcccttcccctctccttcattctgctgcacctgatcttcttccttacctgacccacctcattaacacatctttgacatcaggctcttttccttctgctttcaggactgccagagtcactcctcttctaaagaaaccagctcttgacccttcagagatcaagaactacagaccggtatcccttctaccctttctgtccaaaacccttgaacgtgctgtcttcaaacaactgtcctcttacctccaccagaacaacctcttggatccctaccagtccgggttcaaggtgggccactcaactgagacggccctcctagcagtaactgagtcactccaaactgctcgggctaactctctctcctctgtcctgattctcctggatctgtctgcagcatttgacacagtgaaccacgacatccttctctctaccctggagggaatgggggtttctggctctgcactctccatgttctcatcctacctgacagatcgcttctaccaggtcacactgagagggtctgtgtcgaggccacgtaggctcaccaccggggttccccaaggttcggtcctgggtcctcttcttttctccctctacacatcatctcttggttctgtcatccactcccataacttttcctaccactgctatgcagacgacacccagctgattctgtcttttcccccttctgacacccaagtggaagcacgcattgctgtgtgcctggcagacatctcggggtggatgtcgatgcaccaccttaagctcaacctggacaagactgagctggtgtttctcccggggaaggcctgcccattcagagacctggccatcaccatggatgactctgtggtgacatcaacccggaccgcgaggaatctgggtgtgaccctggacgacgaactgtcgttctcgccaaacatcgcatcagtgacccgttcctgccgattcctcctctacaacatccggaggattcgccccttcctcaccgacaaggcagcacaggtgctcatccaggttcttgtcatctcccgcctggactactgcaactccctccttgctggcgccccttcttctgccatcagacctctggagctggttcagaaagctgctgctcgtctggtgttcaacctcccaaagttctcccacaccactcccccacttctccgctctctacactggctccctgtagctgctcgcatccagtttaagactctggtgctggcctacagggcagtggaaggaacagctccttcatacctcaaggctatggtcaagccctacacccccgcccgaccacttcgctctgcggccaccaggcgcctggctgccccgtcactcaggggtttctgcgcacgatcgacacggtcacggcttttctctgttctggcaccccgatggtggaacgatctcccgactgatatcaggacagctgagtcgctgcccatctttcgccgttggctgaaaacccacctcttcaggaaaaactaccctgatccgccctcttag